A single region of the Triticum dicoccoides isolate Atlit2015 ecotype Zavitan chromosome 2B, WEW_v2.0, whole genome shotgun sequence genome encodes:
- the LOC119362144 gene encoding F-box/FBD/LRR-repeat protein At1g13570-like, which yields MAEQARFFNMDRTTAADARCKGFDPHTLDQAAESMLCYIYANLPSLPVYEGTRLAASASPDGVDRISRLPPELLSKIVSRLPSVKDAARTAVLSSHWRRVWLSTPLVLSDAHLHPEAWGWPPTPASSPAVTAAVSRILEAHPGPFHCVHLVCSHMSAHRARLARWLQLLAAKGVQDLALVNRPWPRDVSLPPTLFAVTTLTRLYVGMWKLPGTAALRGASFPHLRELGLSCVEMEQGVVDSLVARSPALETLNILGCKGLRLRLVSQSLRCVQISCSRMEDIAVVKASLLERLILFRPCKIAGGISTRLRIGDAPKLQAFGYLEPGQVLKVRDTIIMPGIASASTVVTSVKILSLNVCFGVRSDVHMVPTFLRCFPNAERLHIMSKRCAEPTGNYLTLQFWEESDPEENLVSRISVMSFREFTGDPGEVGFLEFFFRSARALETASVSMANPSFTPFSTQEAYAKVKRSSRIKASESNMVVLGSTGPAGGKIWSLKDGADFSFHDPFSEVEVVG from the exons atggccgaGCAGGCACGGTTCTTCAACATGGACCGCACGACGGCGGCCGACGCACGGTGCAAGGGCTTCGACCCGCACACGCTGGACCAAGCCGCGGAGAGCATGCTATGCTACATCTACGCCAACCTCCCCAGCCTCCCCGTCTACGAGGGCACACGgctcgccgcctccgcctcccccgACGGCGTCGACCGCATCAGCCGCCTCCCGCCCGAGCTCCTCAGCAAGATCGTCTCCCGCCTCCCGTCCGTCAAGGACGCCGCGCGCACCGCCGTCCTCTCCTCCCACTGGCGCCGGGTCTGGCTCTCCACACCCCTCGTGCTGTCCGACGCCCACCTCCACCCCGAAGCCTGGGGCTGGCCGCCCACGCCCGCCAGCTCGCCGGCCGTCACCGCCGCCGTCTCCCGCATCCTCGAAGCGCACCCGGGGCCCTTCCATTGCGTCCACCTGGTCTGCAGCCACATGAGCGCGCACCGTGCCCGGCTCGCGCGCTGGCTCCAGCTCCTCGCCGCCAAGGGCGTCCAGGACCTCGCCCTCGTCAACCGCCCGTGGCCGCGCGACGTGTCCCTCCCGCCCACGCTCTTCGCCGTCACCACCCTCACCCGCCTCTATGTCGGCATGTGGAAGTTGCCGGGCACGGCCGCCCTGCGTGGCGCCTCCTTTCCCCACCTCCGCGAGCTCGGCCTGAGCTGCGTCGAAATGGAGCAGGGCGTCGTCGACTCCCTCGTCGCCAGGAGCCCCGCGCTGGAGACACTCAACATCCTGGGATGCAAGGGGCTGCGCCTCCGCCTCGTCAGCCAGAGCCTGCGGTGCGTGCAGATCAGCTGCTCCAGAATGGAGGACATCGCCGTGGTAAAGGCTTCGCTCCTCGAGCGGCTCATCCTGTTTAGACCTTGCAAAATCGCCGGTGGCATCTCCACGAGACTCAGGATTGGCGATGCCCCCAAGCTGCAAGCATTTGGGTACTTGGAGCCAGGGCAGGTCCTAAAGGTCCGAGACACCATCATCATG CCAGGAATAGCAAGCGCAAGTACCGTGGTCACAAGCGTGAagattttgagcttgaatgtgtgtTTCGGAGTTCGCAGTGATGTCCATATGGTTCCCACCTTCCTCAGATGCTTTCCCAACGCCGAGAGACTGCATATCATG AGTAAAAGATGCGCTGAACCCACTGGCAACTACCTCACCCTCCAGTTCTGGGAAGAGTCTGACCCTGAAGAAAACCTCGTCTCCCGCATCAGCGTGATGAGTTTCCGTGAGTTCACGGGGGACCCAGGCGAGGTTGGCTTCCTCGAGTTCTTCTTCCGGAGTGCGCGGGCGCTTGAGACCGCGTCTGTTTCCATGGCCAACCCAAGCTTCACACCGTTCTCGACGCAGGAGGCGTATGCCAAAGTGAAACGCAGCTCAAGGATCAAGGCAAGTGAGTCCAACATGGTTGTCCTCGGGAGCACCGGCCCTGCAGGTGGTAAGATCTGGAGCTTGAAAGACGGGGCAGATTTTTCGTTCCATGACCCCTTCTCCGAAGTGGAGGTGGTTGGCTGA
- the LOC119367112 gene encoding 5'-3' exoribonuclease 3-like codes for MGVPAFYRWLAEKYPMVVVDVVEEEAVEVEGVKAPIDTSKPNPNGLEFDNLYLDMNGIIHPCFHPDDRPSPTTFAEVFQCMFDYIDRLFVMVRPRKLLYMAIDGVAPRAKMNQQRSRRFRAAKDAADAAEEEEKLRQEFEREGRKLPPKQQSQTCDSNVITPGTEFMAVLSVALQYYIHLRLNYDLGWKKIKVILSDANVPGEGEHKIMSYIRGNRNLCNELNANTRHCLYGLDADLIMLALATHEVHFSILREVVFTPGQQDKCFLCGQVGHLAAKCEGKAKRKAGEFDKKGDEIEPKKPYQFLNIWTLREYLEYEFRMPNPPFKIDLERIIDDFIFMCFFVGNDFLPHMPTLEIREGAINLLIAVYKKEFPNMGGYLTDTCTPDVNRVEHFIQAVGSYEDKIFQKRARLHQRQAERIKRDKAQAKRGDDLDPHVSGDLIVPVARFQGSRLASGAVASPYEHNGLHNDSTEKGGRAKKARVSSSDSSLSAAVVEAEISVEAQARENKEELKSMLKVALRDKSDLFNSENPEEDKIKLGEPGWRERYYEDKFGARTPEQIEEIRRDVVLKYTEGLCWVMHYYYEGVCSWQWFYPYHYAPFASDLKGLGQLNISFELGSLGSPFKPFDQLMGVFPAASSHALPLRYRQLMTDPSSPIIDFYPIDFEVDMNGKRFSWQGIAKLPFIDEARLLSEIEKVEHTLTPEEARRNSTMYNMLFVNSLHPIAPYIYSLSSKFGHLPDYERNEIKEPLKPSASGGMSGYISLCGGDPCPPVFRSPVDGLDDIMDNQVVCSIYKLPDPHKHIARPLAGVIMPKKIVEAGDLKPPPVLWHEDNGRRPHDDNRRHCDNSSRQNPAGSIQQGRQLGEAAHRLVANSLDIRGGGHYPPARPYQTIMNGLHYPNGMPPWMEQPAGRPGWHVPSDNLPYGQVLAYAPPPGHQYTRDNRGRHQPYARDSHSDSRGAGRHPYRYHQNGSSNAYFSHPAPSSSDFGRYGQPPVHAGGYQPAPYAGAQRWQQQQQQQPRSSYSGGGALPARPNSRPQQSQNSYGSLDRTSNRRPPGQGFPLWF; via the exons ATGGGCGTCCCGGCGTTCTACCGGTGGCTGGCGGAGAAGTACCCGATGGTGGTGGTGGACGTGGTGGAGGAGGAGGCCGTGGAGGTGGAGGGCGTGAAGGCGCCCATCGACACGTCCAAACCCAACCCCAACGGCCTCGAGTTCGACAACCTCTACCTGGACATGAACGGGATCATACACCCCTGCTTCCACCCCGACGACAGG CCCTCGCCAACGACATTTGCTGAGGTCTTCCAGTGCATGTTCGATTACATAGACAGGCTCTTTGTCATGGTTCGCCCTCGCAAGCTTCTCTACATGGCCATTG ATGGTGTGGCTCCTCGTGCTAAGATGAACCAACAGCGCTCTAGACGATTCAGAGCTGCAAAAGATGCGGCTGATGCG gctgaagaagaagaaaaactgcgTCAAGAGTTTGAGAGGGAAGGAAGAAAGCTTCCTCCAAAACAGCAATCACAAACCTGTGATTCCAATGTTATTACTCCCGGGACAGAGTTCATGGCTGTTCTATCAGTTGCTTTGCAGTACTACATCCATCTCAGGTTGAATTATGATCTTGGATGGAAAAAAATTAAA GTTATTCTTTCTGATGCCAATGTTCCTGGTGAAGGGGAACACAAAATCATGTCCTACATTCGTGGCAATAGGAACCTCTGTAATGAACTTAACGCAAATACCCGACATTGCCTGTATGGCCTG GATGCAGATCTAATCATGTTAGCTCTAGCAACACACGAAGTGCACTTCTCCATACTGAGAGAG GTGGTGTTTACACCTGGACAGCAGGACAAATGCTTCCTGTGCGGTCAAGTTGGACATCTAGCAGCAAAGTGTGAAGGAAAGGCAAAACGGAAAGCTGGGGAGTTTGATAAGAAGGGTGATGAAATAGAACCAAAGAAACCTTACCAG TTCTTGAATATATGGACCCTACGAGAGTACCTAGAATACGAGTTCAGAATGCCAAATCCACCTTTCAAGATTGATCTTGAACGCATCATTGATGATTTCATCTTCATGTGCTTTTTTGTTGGCAATGATTTTCTTCCACATATGCCGACACTAGAGATTCGTGAG GGAGCTATTAATTTGCTTATTGCTGTATACAAGAAGGAATTTCCTAATATGGGTGGCTATTTAACCGACACTTGCACG CCGGATGTGAATAGAGTTGAACACTTCATTCAAGCAGTTGGTTCATACGAGGATAAAATATTTCAGAAAAGGGCTCGTTTGCACCAG CGTCAAGCTGAAAGAATAAAACGTGATAAAGCCCAAGCAAAGCGAGGCGATGATCTGGATCCCCATGTCAGTGGTGATCTTATTGTACCTGTTGCACGTTTCCAAGGGTCTCGCCTTGCCTCTGGGGCTGTGGCTTCACCATATGAACATAATGGACTTCATAATGATAGCACGGAAAAGGGCGGTCGAGCTAAGAAAGCACGTGTATCATCTTCAGATTCCAGCCTTTCTGCTGCTGTTGTTGAAGCTGAAATTAGCGTCGAAGCACAG GCACGTGAAAACAAAGAAGAACTGAAGTCAATGCTTAAAGTCGCACTTCGTGATAAATCAGATCTTTTTAATTCTGAAAATCCAGAGGAGGACAAG ATAAAGCTTGGAGAGCCAGGATGGAGGGAAAGGTATTATGAAGACAAGTTTGGGGCAAGAACACCTGAGCAAATTGAAGAAATACGTAGAGATGTT GTTCTCAAATATACTGAAGGTCTGTGTTGGGTAATGCACTACTATTATGAAGGTGTCTGCTCATGGCAATG GTTTTACCCTTATCACTATGCCCCTTTTGCTTCGGATTTAAAAGGTTTAGGCCAGCTTAATATATCTTTTGAACTTGGGTCACTTGGGTCACCATTCAAACCTTTCGATCAGCTTATGGGAGTATTCCCAGCGGCGAG CTCACATGCACTCCCTCTACGGTATCGGCAGTTGATGACTGATCCAAGTTCGCCCATAATTGATTTTTATCCGATTG ATTTTGAAGTGGATATGAATGGAAAGAGATTTTCTTGGCAG GGGATAGCCAAACTGCCCTTCATTGATGAAGCTAGGTTGCTGTCTGAGATTGAAAAAGTCGAACATACTTTGACG CCTGAAGAAGCAAGACGAAACAGTACAATGTACAACATGCTTTTTGTGAATAGCTTGCACCCAATTGCGCCTTATATCTACTCTCTCAGCAGCAAATTCGGACACCTGCCCGATTATGAGCGAAATGAAATTAAAGAGCCACTGAAGCCTTCTGCCAG CGGAGGAATGAGTGGTTACATCTCACTTTGTGGCGGGGATCCATGTCCGCCTGTCTTCAGATCTCCTGTGGATGGACTGGATGACATTATGGACAATCAAGTGGT ATGCTCAATTTACAAGCTTCCGGATCCTCATAAGCACATAGCACGCCCACTTGCTGGTGTTATCATGCCCAAGAAG ATTGTTGAAGCTGGTGATCTGAAACCACCGCCTGTGCTGTGGCATGAAGACAATGGCAGGAGGCCTCATGATGATAACAGGAGGCATTGTGATAACAGCAGCAG GCAAAACCCTGCAGGATCGATACAGCAGGGCCGCCAACTAGGGGAGGCTGCACACCGACTAGTTGCAAACAGCTTGGATATTCGCGGCGGCGGGCATTACCCCCCAGCTAGGCCATATCAAACTATCATGAATGGTCTGCATTATCCAAATGGAATGCCACCATGGATGGAGCAGCCTGCTGGACGTCCTGGTTGGCATGTTCCTAGTGATAATCTACCCTATGGTCAGGTACTGGCATATGCACCGCCACCAGGTCATCAGTATACAAGAGATAATCGCGGAAGGCATCAACCATACGCAAGAGACAGCCACAGCGATTCAAGAGGAGCGGGCCGACATCCATATCGATACCATCAGAATGGTAGCAGCAACGCATATTTCTCACATCCTGCTCCTTCATCATCGGATTTTGGACGATACGGGCAACCCCCCGTGCATGCTGGGGGCTACCAGCCTGCACCGTATGCAGGAGCCCAacggtggcagcagcagcagcaacaacaacctcGTAGTTCCTATTCTGGAGGCGGGGCGCTTCCTGCAAGACCTAATTCACGACCGCAGCAGTCACAGAACTCCTACGGCAGCTTAGATAGGACTTCAAACAGGAGACCACCAGGCCAggggtttcctctttggttctag